In Chlamydomonas reinhardtii strain CC-503 cw92 mt+ chromosome 10, whole genome shotgun sequence, the DNA window ggcaACAGCCTGGGCGGGTACGTGTCAGCGCGGTTGTCAGCGTCTGTGTGTCAGCGCATGTGCCAGCGTCCATGTCAGCGCGCGTGTCAGCGCGTGTGTCAAGGGTGTGTCAGGCGCGTCAGCGTGTATGCCATCCCTGACGCTGATGGGCCCTTGTTTCAGCGCCATGCCGAACTGTCCATCGCAACGTTATTCCATACATACAACATATCATCGCAATGCAGCTATGTGTCGctggctaccgccgccaccgagggcCCCGAGCTGGTGCGAGCGGTGGCCCTGCtcaacggcgccggccccttcaaggagagcgaggagaaggcggcggcggaggcggcggagtgggaggATGGCAACTGGTTCGCGGCGGCTAAGCGCAGCGTCGCAAAGTGAGTGTGCCGTTGTGACTTCTGAGAGGGTGCGGGTTGCTGCTGAGGTCCGGTCTGGTGGGACTGGACTGGAGGTTTGGTTTGTTGTGGCGGTGTGCGAGGGGCGATGTGGTGTTGTCCAGATGTGTCGGCGCAGCCCGTGCTGCGCATGCCTTTTACTGTCCGCCTGCGCTCACACCAGCCCAGATTCCCTtgttctgctgccgctgtcttCCGCGAATCATGAGTTTTACCTCGGCACAAAACACGACTTGACACCCGATTCCTCTTGCccaccgccctcagcgccgtcAAGCGTGGCGTCATGTACTTTGCCTTCCTGCGCACCAAGACGCCTGAGCGCATTCGCGAGGTACTCCAGATGGTGTACGTGGACCACTCCTCTGTGGACGACGATTTGGTCACCAGCAtcgaggtggggccgggccaAGCCTGTGTCTATGTGTGGATGGAACGGCACCCGGGTGTGTTCCGGTAGGGTTCAAGAAGATCAGGGAAGGTGCGGTGTGGACgtagcgccactgctgcggcggcaggcctgcaGCCCACGCCTTTGCATTCTCAGACTTGTCTCGCCACCCTTATCCCACTCCATACACCTGGCATCCCACACGGGCATCCCATTCTGCTGGCATCCCATGCATTTGCATATGGCTCTCTCCCCATGTCATCACCGCCATCGACCAACTAAGCCAAGCCCGGAACGCCCTTGCACATTATCGCTCGACACATTAGCGGTATTGCTACCACACAACAATCTTCCACAGAACCCCGCCAAGGacccggccgccagcgaggtgttcttcctggtgtcgcactccacccgcggcccgccccgctACGTGGACGGACTGcttcagcggctgcaggtgcggcggggggcgcgggggcgcaaCGGAGGGCAcaggggctgtgtgtgtgtgggggggggctgtgggctgtgggccggggggctggaggctggggcctgggggccgggggcccaAGGGAATGCGGTTGGATTGGGGCCTGGGATTGTGAGACGCGGGTGACGAGACAGAGGACAAGGCTTGACGTCTCCCACACTTACCGGTCATTGttgtgtgggtgcggctgcaggtaccgctgttgctgctgtggggcgACAAGGACCCGTGGATCACGCCCGCGCGGGTGAGTTTGTCGGTGTGGGCGCAGTCATAGAAAGTGTGCCGCTCGTGGCATGGGTGGATGCGTTGCGGGCGAGGGGCCTTTTACAGTTTGCCCTTCAAACTTTCCTCGGCGTGTCGCCCTGGCGCCATTGCTGTTCAGATTGTtgtccctgcccccgcacagACAAAGAGTGCGCCCTCTAACGCGGCCTTTGCTATGTCTGTTTCCACCAACGCCACACATGCTCAACCGCAGGCCCAAAAGATCATCAACCTGTACCCCTCCGCCGTCAAGGTGGGCCTCAACAGCGGCCACTGCCCGCACGACGACACGCCGGCAGAGGCCAACGCGGCGCTGCTCAACTGGCTGTCAGGCCTGCCGCCtgtgggcggggcgagcgccaccgccgccaggggcactGCGGGAGCGCGCAGCGCGTAGAGTAGCTCAGGCACCGAATCCCCGACCGCATGCACCTTTCATGTTCGCGtatggaggcgcagcagcaatggcTGCACGCCTgggccgcgtgtgtggtggCTCAGTTGTTGAATGTATGGCCGCGTGACCGTTGCTGGTTGAAGGTTGTTGGAAGAGATGGGTCGGTCGTATCGTAGGTGCAAGAACTTTTGGATTGTTGTGCAACGTTCAAAAGTAACACATGGCACGAGAGTTTGATAGCGAGAATACTCGAAGCTACAGTCGTTTTGTGATGTTGGTTTACCGCAGGCAGGGGATCTCTGTGCGAGAGGGGGGCTCTGGGCATCCCCGAAGAACTGGAAGAACCACAGCGCTGGGTGAGGGTCGTTTACTGGACGGTTTACTGGATACGGGTGTGTGGCAAGTCAGGGAAGATGGCAAGCGCCGCTGTGTGGCAGTATGGCACGGAGGGACCGTGCGGAGACACATACTCCGAGGTCTTTCACCGATTGCTCTGTTGCTGCTTTGCTTGTTGAATGTAACGCATTACTTGAAGAGTCTGGATACTTGTCGCGTCACCAGCGCTGCCTCAGAGCCCCACCACGAGTCCACGAGGGTACGCAGGGGAGGGTATGTGCCATCCAGTAGTTGGgcgacctcgccaacctgccttgaaccctgtcccatcacacatccaGTAGTTGGGCGACAGTGTGCGTGCTGCCGAAGCGAGGCCAGTAACAACCTCCCAGCCTCTGCCTCTTTTGTGCAACCGCCCAACAGCAGACGCACAGCAGGCAAGCTGCTGCCATGCTCCGGGAGCGCTACGCATGGCTGCACCCGGGGGCTGCGCAGCGAGCGAACTAGTCtcgcgccccggcccccccgtCGCCAACAGACCGCTATAACCAAGTAATTTTGTGTGGCTTTATTTGTATTGCTAAAAACCCCCGAGCGGGGTGAGCCCAAGACAAGAAACGAAGGCGGCCCCCTCCTGGAGCAATGGGCGTCTGAGAGACGGGGCAAGACCAGGGAGAGTCCCAGCCTCCTCCCTCTTTCTCTTGGCACACGGCGGCAAGATGTCGGACAAGACGTGCACTATCCGCACTCGCAAGTTCATGACcaaccggctgctgcagcgccggcaatTCGTGAGTTTGGCATGGAGaaggctgctggctggccgcgCGCTCTGGAGGCCTGGACGCTGACTCTCATCATATTGCGCAGATTATTGACGTGCTGCACCCGGGCCGGGCGAACGTGTCCAaggtgagcgcggcggtggcggggtctGCGGGCGCAGAGCTTGATTCTCAGGATGCCGTCCTAATTATTTCATATGTTTGCAgagcgagctggcggagaAGCTGTCGTCCATGTATGAGGTCAAGGACTCGCAGTGCATCTTCCTGTTCGGCTTCCGCACCCAGGTGCGCGAAGCGGCTAGAGGGCTCGTATGCCAAGGGGTGATCTGGGGAACAAATGATGGCTTGGCCCGGTGGGAGCCGGCGCCTGGggtcgcctgcggcggcggcatctgctCCAGTGCTCGGTCGCTCACATCGCTGCTTTCGCGTTCACCTAACAGTTCGGTGGTGGCAAGTCGACCGGCTTTGGCCTCATCTACGATGACCTGAAGGCCGCCAAGCAGTTCGAGCCCAAGTACCGCCTCGTCAGGGTGAGCGCGCTGCTATATAAATGTACTGTAGGATTTCCAGTCGCAGGAACCAGCGGTGGCGAGGCTGTGGATGCAGTCTTGGAGCCgatggagcaggcggcatTTTGGGCCTGCTCGGCGTCGcgatagcagcagcaccggcgaaatgctgcagctgagcatgctgctggcgatgAGGCAATCAATTGCCTCAACTGCGATGAGCGGCCGGGAGCTTTGGCGCGGGTTAGGGTGTGGTGGGGCGCCATGATCGGCGGGCACGCGCACAGCTTaccaggcgcagcagtggAGCTGGAATGCTCGGAACCTGAGCAAGCTATAAGGCTGCTTGTGGAGCGAGGCGCGGGTTTGGGAAGCGGCAAAGCGGCCTGGGCTGGGACAAGGGGGTGCGGGTCTGAAACCAGCCGGCCCCGTCCGCaatgcgcccacggccccctGGGCGTACAGCTGGTCAGGCATGGTTTGGCTATTACCGGTCGCCGttccagctggcgcagctgacggccgtcgccgccggcgctaggGGCAGCTGCCAGTCTCAAACCCCTGACCTCACGGGAGCGGCGTGCAATAAtcaggcagcagcgtgcggctgagcggcggtgctgctcctgGGGTTCGTATGCAGCATGCGCGCATCGGAGGCTGCACGTGGCGCTCACCCAGCCCgcgcagggcagcgccgctgcctagACTTGGGGCACAGAGTGCTtggcaggcgcgcgccgtgatgccccgccgctgctggcaaacAGCTGCATGGCCGAAAGAGCGTGGCTGATGGCGTTCGGCGCTCATGTAGTCGCTTGCGGCAAGCAGCAGTTGGTCGTGATGCATCAGGCAGTCATGGACCGcatggctgggcggctgcagatgtgccgctgccgcgcgttgGGCAGCTTGCGAGCTCTTTGCCTAATTGTCAGCTACCGGCGGGTCCGCGGCAGCTGGGTGGCGCGCAGCAACGGGCAAGGGCTGGGCACTGGGTGGCGGGAGCGCGTGCTACAGCAGCgcatcagccgcggcggctgttgaaCTGCGGCTGCAGTACTGAGGCGGCAGTACTGCAGTGCGGCATCGGCTTCGGCGGCACGGCTCCTGGGCTGCCGCATGCCTGGCATGCCAgctgtgcagcggctggttgcggcggcggccgcagcgcaggaCCGCGCCGAGGTTCGAAACGCTGCTGCCATCTGATGACGTATCGAATCGCCGCTGCCCAGTCGCTCTGCCGGAcggcctgcccagccgctTCGCTAACCGCTTTGCCAGCCAGCTAGCCAACCAGCCAGACACTCCGTCCCACAGCCTGCGGCGGTTGTGCGCCTGTCGCTCCGCTATGCCGCGTGGGCGTACCACGGCGGCCTGggcacgtgcgcggcggcgatgcggtcGCATCCGGTTGGCAGCGCGTTTAGCTTTCCTGATGGGCTCGAGCTGTTGGCTCTGACTGCTTATGTTGTGCCTTTGCTTGCGTTGCCGCCAACAGAACGGCCTGGAGAAGAAGGTGGAGAAGTCGCGCAAGCAGATGAAGGAGCGCCGGAAGCGCGCCAAGAAGGTCCGCGGCGCCAAGAAGAACGCGGGCGCCGGTGAGTtggtcggcggtgctggggcagggaaggggcaGGTGGTGTCAATTCCTGGCGCAGTGGACACGGGTCAGGGTGTGCGTGGTTTTGCCCTTGCCAGAGCGCGCGGAGATTTGCATGGGAGGGCGTggaagggcggcgcggacTGCAAGCACGCTCAGCAGCTCGGCGGTCTGTGGGATGCAGCACCATTGGCGACGGAtagtgggcgtgggcgcgcggATGCATGTCAGGGACGTGTCCCAGGGGCTTGCAAGATGCAAGATAACACA includes these proteins:
- a CDS encoding ribosomal protein S24, with translation MSDKTCTIRTRKFMTNRLLQRRQFIIDVLHPGRANVSKSELAEKLSSMYEVKDSQCIFLFGFRTQFGGGKSTGFGLIYDDLKAAKQFEPKYRLVRNGLEKKVEKSRKQMKERRKRAKKVRGAKKNAGAGKK